The Halobacillus ihumii genomic sequence ACCTCTTCTTGAGGTTGCTGCTTTTCTTATTTTACGAAAAAACCTTAGTTTTACCCTAGAAACAGTTACCAGTCTTACATACATATGCCGGAATGAAAAAAAGTGCACATCATATACTAAACTTGTCGTAGCTGAGTGAGGCGAAAGGAGCTGAAAACGATGGGACGCAGAAGAAGTATGATGTCCGATTCGTTGAAAGAAGAAATCGCAAAAGAGCTTGGATTTTACGACAAAGTGCAAAGTGATGGTTGGGGTGGGATTACAACCCGCGATGCAGGTAATATGGTAAAGCGAGCCATTCAAATGGCAGAAGAACAAATGAAAAAAGATCAGTTTTAGGCTGAAACTGTCTCTCCAGCACTTATAGGTGCTGGGGATTTTTTTATAGGGGGTCCTGTATGACCGTCTTCTACGCTTTTCGTTATGATATGGTACAATGCTTTTTAGAGAATATGTGAGAAGTGGGTGTAGGATATGGAAATTTTGGAGAAGGCCCCGGCCAAAATTAATTTATCATTGGATGTATTGTATAAACGGGAAGACGGCTTTCATGAAGTGGAAATGGTGATGACAACCGTAGATCTGGCAGATCGAATTGAGTTGTCGACGTTAAGCAGCGGTATTATTCGCGTTGAATCGGAAAGCCGCTTTGTACCTAATGATGAACGGAACCTTGCTTATCGTGCTGCGAAACTTATGAAAGATCATTACCAAATTAAAGAAGGCGTAAGGATTTTTATAGAAAAGAATATTCCGGTTGCAGCCGGGCTTGCTGGCGGCAGCAGTGATGCTGCTGCTGTATTAAGAGGTGTAAATGAAATTTGGGGAATAGGGGCAAGTTTAGACGAGCTTGCTGAGTTGGGTGCAAAAATAGGCTCTGATGTATCATTCTGCGTGTATGGGGGCACAGCTTTAGCTAGAGGTCGTGGGGAACAAATTCTGGAATTACCGTCCCCGCCACCTTGCTGGGTTGTGCTTGCTAAGCCTACAATTGGGGTTTCCACTCAAACCATTTATCAAGGATTCAACCCAAAAACAGCCTCCCACCCGGACACTGTAGGAATGATAAATGCTTTGAGACGAGAAGATTTCGATGCCATCTGTGGACACGTCGGGAATGCTTTAGAAGGAGTAACGATGAAGTTACACCCAGAAGTGAATCAAATTAAAGAACAAATGCGGCAAGCAGGAGCTGATGCCGTGCTGATGAGTGGAAGTGGTCCTACTGTCTTTGCTTTGGTAGGTCAGGATGCGAGAGCTCAACGGATCTATAATAGTCTAAAGGGATTTTGTACTGAGGTCTATGTGGTAAGAATGTTAGGGAATCGGGAAATGACTTGATGAAATCCGTACAAATCTGATATATTGTAATAATAACATTCGGATTTTAGAGGTGGCTTTTCATGAAAAGAAGTGAACGACTAGTTGTCATGACGCACTATGTGTTGGATCGTCCTCGTGAATTAGTTTCTCTTCCCTTTTTATCAGAGAAATGTGATGCGGCGAAATCTTCTATCAGCGAGGACTTAGGAATTATGAATAAAATGTTTCGCCAAGAAGGAATTGGTTATCTGGAAACGGTTTCTGGGGCTGCAGGAGGGGTGAAATATATTCCTGCTTATTCTAAGGATTACAGCCATCAATTTGTGCATGAACTTTGTGAACGACTTGAAGATCCAGCCAGGCTGCTTCCGGGCGGATACTTGTTTATGAGCGATATTCTGGCCGAACCTGATACAGTCCGAACGATTGGCCGTTTGTTTGCTTCGGCTTTTGCAGATAGAGAAATTGATGCGGTTATGACGGTCGCAACGAAAGGAATTCCGTTGGCCTATGCCGTGGCTGCTTATTTGAATGTTCCAGTGGTTATTGTACGCCGCGACCCTAAAGTTACTGAAGGGTCTACGGTCAGTATTAACTACGTTTCGGGATCAACAAGGAAAATTCAAACCATGGTTCTGACAAAGCGCTCGCTGGCAGAAGGATCAAAAGTATGTATTATTGATGATTTCATGAAAGCTGGCGGGACCATCAATGGTATGAAGAACTTATTGACTGAATTCAATGCGGAAGTAGCGGGCATTGGAGTATTAGCTGAAGCAGAAGATGAAGAAGAGGACCGTGTAGTAGATGAGTACATTTCGCTGGTCCAAATCATGAATGTGGATGACCGTGATGCAAAAATTGAAGTACATGCTGGAAATCTACTAAATCGAATTGAATAAACTGATCCTTCGAGAAGAAAGTCTCACCTGTTGCAGTGACGGCTTTCTTTTTTCATACATAAGAACTTAACAGGCTTAAAAATTAAATCTTTAAATTTTTTTAGAAATAAGCAGGAATTTTTCCCGATATGTGGAATTATTCTAGTAAGTTCTTTTTTGGGAAAAGGTGGTGAATGATAATGGAAGTAACTGACGTAAGACTGCGACGCGT encodes the following:
- the ispE gene encoding 4-(cytidine 5'-diphospho)-2-C-methyl-D-erythritol kinase, translated to MEILEKAPAKINLSLDVLYKREDGFHEVEMVMTTVDLADRIELSTLSSGIIRVESESRFVPNDERNLAYRAAKLMKDHYQIKEGVRIFIEKNIPVAAGLAGGSSDAAAVLRGVNEIWGIGASLDELAELGAKIGSDVSFCVYGGTALARGRGEQILELPSPPPCWVVLAKPTIGVSTQTIYQGFNPKTASHPDTVGMINALRREDFDAICGHVGNALEGVTMKLHPEVNQIKEQMRQAGADAVLMSGSGPTVFALVGQDARAQRIYNSLKGFCTEVYVVRMLGNREMT
- a CDS encoding small, acid-soluble spore protein, alpha/beta type, whose amino-acid sequence is MGRRRSMMSDSLKEEIAKELGFYDKVQSDGWGGITTRDAGNMVKRAIQMAEEQMKKDQF
- the purR gene encoding pur operon repressor, with the translated sequence MKRSERLVVMTHYVLDRPRELVSLPFLSEKCDAAKSSISEDLGIMNKMFRQEGIGYLETVSGAAGGVKYIPAYSKDYSHQFVHELCERLEDPARLLPGGYLFMSDILAEPDTVRTIGRLFASAFADREIDAVMTVATKGIPLAYAVAAYLNVPVVIVRRDPKVTEGSTVSINYVSGSTRKIQTMVLTKRSLAEGSKVCIIDDFMKAGGTINGMKNLLTEFNAEVAGIGVLAEAEDEEEDRVVDEYISLVQIMNVDDRDAKIEVHAGNLLNRIE